The following are encoded together in the Lathyrus oleraceus cultivar Zhongwan6 chromosome 3, CAAS_Psat_ZW6_1.0, whole genome shotgun sequence genome:
- the LOC127132568 gene encoding probable sugar phosphate/phosphate translocator At3g17430: MAVMATIMNRQHLLTYIYLLVYISLSSGVILYNKWVLSTLYFNFPFPITLTMIHMAFSGGVAFFLIRVLKVVAPIKMTFHIYATCVVPISAFFAASLWFGNTAYLYISVAFIQMLKALMPVATFLVAVTLGTEKLRCDVFWNMILVSVGVVISSYGEIHFNVLGTVYQVSGIAAEALRLVLTQVLLQNKGLTLNPITSLYYIAPCSFVFLFIPWYILEKPEMEAPHMQFNFWIFFSNALCALALNFSTFLVIGRTGAVTIRVAGVLKDWLLISLSTVLFPESKITGLNVIGYAIALSGVVCYNYLKIRDVRTSLLQIIPDESAKELHMEKKADDDGKTNEDSQWDDTVLDSPNSHFDEEAPLMYSSRISHLGRKPA; the protein is encoded by the exons ATGGCAGTCATGGCGACAATAATGAATAGGCAGCATTTGCTGACCTACATCTACCTTCTGGTTTACATTTCACTTTCCTCGGGTGTTATTTTGTACAACAAA TGGGTCCTCTCCACACTGTATTTTAATTTTCCATTTCCAATAACACTCACTATGATCCATATGGCTTTTTCTGGCGGAGTTGCATTTTTCCTTATCCGTGTTCTAAAG GTTGTAGCGCCTATTAAAATGACATTTCATAT ATATGCAACTTGTGTGGTCCCCATAAGCGCCTTCTTTGCAGCAAGTTTGTG GTTTGGGAACACTGCTTATTTGTACATTTCCGTGGCTTTCATCCAGATGCTTAAAGCCCTAA TGCCAGTGGCAACATTTCTCGTGGCTGTTACTCTCGGAACTGAGAAATTAAGGTGTGACGTGTTCTGGAACATGATATTGGTCAGTGTGGGAGTTGTTATTTCCTCCTATGGGGAGATTCATTTTAATGTGCTCGGTACAGTTTATCAAGTCTCAGGAATAGCTGCTGAAGCATTGAGGCTGGTCTTAACTCAAGTTCTTCTTCAAAATAAAGGCTTGACACTAAATCCTATTACCAGCTTGTATTACATAGCACCCTGCAG CTTTGTATTCCTTTTTATTCCATGGTATATCCTTGAGAAGCCTGAGATGGAAGCTCCACATATGCAGTTCAACTTCTGGATATTTTTTTCAAATGCTCTCTGTGCTTTGGCATTGAACTTCTCAACTTTCTTAGTGATTGGTAGAACTGGGGCAGTAACTATTCGAGTGGCTGGAGTCTTGAAAGACTGGCTACTTATCTCTCTTTCAACTGTCTTATTTCCCGAATCAAAAATTACAGGACTGAATGTTATTGGCTATGCTATTG CTTTAAGCGGGGTTGTTTGTTACAACTACCTGAAGATCAGGGATGTGCGGACATCTCTACTTCAAATTATCCCTGATGAATCAGCAAAG GAGCTGCATATGGAGAAAAAGGCAGATGATGATGGGAAGACCAATGAAGATAGTCAATGGGATGATACAGTTTTGGATTCTCCTAATTCTCATTTCGACGAAGAAGCGCCTTTAATGTATTCGTCACGGATATCTCATCTAGGAAGAAAACCAGCTTAG